The following nucleotide sequence is from Anopheles stephensi strain Indian chromosome 3, UCI_ANSTEP_V1.0, whole genome shotgun sequence.
AAGCTCGTCGTAGCCAAAAGAACTCACCGTAGTAGCCGCTAAAGATGCTCGACTTTATCACAACCAATCGAATAATGTCTCTCTTCAACTTTACTCACCCAAAAACCCCACGTTAATACTCGAAAACCCACCTTTTTACAGTAGACTTTAATAGCATTGTTTGAACGAATTGAACACTCAACACGGTCAACACCCAGTTTGGCTCACCTTTCCTTGCCCAATAGTGGGCCCGGAAATGCAACAGTAAAGTATTTAAACGTTAACGAATGTGACCAAAGTATTCCAGGAGAAGAGAAGTAATtgtacaaaaatttaaaacaaagctCCATTTCGGAATCACTTTCACCATTTAACCGGAACCACCGGAAACAACGTTTGACAAAGACTAGAATGAGAGGAAGGGAATTTCCGCACAGAAAAAGCCAAATAATGCTCGAAACAGATAGTTGTAATAGTCTAATTGTTTGCGGCACTTCTTCCCAATAACCCCGTGTTACAATACAATAAACCAATGCAAGTAGCTCAGTAGAAGTCCTGCTTGGAGCTGCGTACAAACTACAGAAAGAAAACACGGCTAGGTTTTGTGCGCCtggaagtatgcaatttattttccgcCCATAGCTAGTCGATGATGCAGCCAAAGAACAGGTTCGTAAGAAAggttgcataccttcaggcgttttGTTTATCCAAACGCTTCTTGCTGCTTTGACTCTCTTTCACTGTGctaaaacataattttctttttcaaaacGTAAGTGGTCAACAATCCGGGGGGCCGGAAATCAATGTACAGGGCCTTTCATAATGTCATGCAAACGCCGCGTTTGTCGCTCCGAGTggcggaaaaatttgtccaaCACGTATTCGATCTCCTTGCGTGTGTGCAACGGTGGCCAAAGTGTTGTGATGGCAAAATGACTgtaagggaaaagaaaagcacacacaaaacaagagAATGAGCTAATGAGTACACCGTGTCACCACGTTCGTTCGCTTGCGTACCGATGGAATCGCATCGAATCGTAGGCCGAATTTTGCATCAGCTCAAGCATCTTTAACTCGTAGTTGAACTGCTTCTCGTAACGAACATTATCCGCATGATACCGTTGGCGACAGACGGCCGCACTGAAAGTGAGAGTTCCTTGTTAAGATTATCCTTGAAAgcaaccgtaccgtaccggttCTCCGTCTTCTTACTATGGCGGCTGCAGATTGGTGTAGCTGGGATGTAGACTTTCCTCGGAGCGTGTGGTCGACTTCGGTTTCTTCTTCTCGCCCGACTTACGCTTCGATTCACGACGCTTTTTACGCGACTGCTGGAAGTTGCTCCTGTCCATCGTGACGGCGGATTTGGTGTGAAACGCCACTGGCGTTTGGTCGTTGCAAAACTGATCAAAATATCAAACTGCACATTCACGTCGCTATCGTTTCCATGGTACGGTTTCCTGATACGAGGCAGCTTAGCAATCGATTTGTTTGGTTAATGTAGGTCAGCGCAAACCGAGGCAACAAGGGAACCATGTGGGAGGATGGGCGCCTTTTTGCCCTAAACCGTTTCTGATTGACGGCGGcaattttgctttcattttcataTCTGCGCGATATTTGCAGTCAGCCGGGAGCAGCATACCAGCACGAGAACCTTTCGATTTTAGGCGCGCATCGATTTATTTTCTGCCCGATGACAATAAAGCAGCATGctcattatcattatcatgGCAAAAAAGAGGAGTCAAATTTAGCCCCCGTAAAATTTGAATGCTTCATCGAAAAGCGTTCGGTTTTGCATGGATTTTCCAGTAATTGGTATCTTTTGCAGCTATGTTTCACCGAAGTAGCCGTACTATGGTATTGTACATTGCACCATTGCATCGTAGCAAACATAGCTCGATAGTCGGCGTTCGGTTGTAAACGGCGTGATGTAGAGAAGTGTTGCCGTTCCTAACGaacactttttgttttgctatttttttccccctgcttCTGTGGACATCTTGTGGCACCATGTTCCGCAACGCTTTTCAGCATAGATTCGTTACGGTGTTCACTAGTGCCGGTAGTAAACCGCTTTCCATCTGGGATGTGTCCACGAAAAATGGCCACGCCAGACGGGTAACCGATGAGCACATTCGTTCGCTGGCGTTTGAGCTGACCGGTGTTAACGTTGCCACCACGTTCATGGTGGCACCCTGCGCACCTTGCCCTTCCCTCTCAATCAAACTTCCGTTTCTGGTGATGTTggtgaaaaatatgaaaaaattcTTTTCCTTCGAAATTCAGGTGAGCTCTAAGGCGACATTATCTAGAGATAGAGTTTGCTGACTGTTTCTAAACTTTCCCTGCGCAGATTTTGGATGATAGACAATCGCTTCGACGGTTACGCTTCTCCAACTATCAAAGTGGGACACGGGTGGATAACTTCAGCACCTCGATGCCACTGTCCTTGACCCCGGGCTGGAATCATATACAGTTCAACTTGGCCGATTTTACGCGACGAGCGTACGGTACGAACTACGTCGAGACGGTCCGGCTGCAGATACACGCCAACGTGCGCATCAAGCGCATTTACTTCTGTGATCAACTTTACACGAACGATGAGACACCGCCCGAGTTGAGGCTGTTCCCACCGGTTCGGCCAAATCGGATGATGCAGCTGAAGATGCAGCAGAAACCACAAGCGAAAATTCCTCACGAGCCAATCGAGACGGTACGGCCTCCGACGCCAATAGATAATGCTGATGTTGCGAATCAGTTGGAGAATGAGCTTGTTGCCACTGCCCAGTGCGCTGTTGGAACAGAACTCTAAATTGTCGTTGTAAAAAGTTAGGCCAAGCACTGCAATAATATGTTTATTtagattgtttattttaaattgatcgTTGGAAAACTATACGTTTAAATTCGCACAGGCCATTGCTTGCGATCAATCAGTGCTGGAGAGATAGGTTCGTAATAAAGGCGGAGAATGTTCAGTACTGTACTTCAATGATTCGAGTTTTTTGATCGGCTTTTCAAAAGTAATTCATGAGCCCTTTTCGTTGTTTGCATTATACTACGTTGAGCTTGAACTAATCGTATCGGCGCCACCACATGAAACACGTGCTTCGTACAGATTTAGCAAATGCGCGATAGCACATGCTATTGCCGCTGCTACATTTTGCTATCTTTTGACATTGATGCCACCGAAATGACGTTTTGCTCCACAGACGGCGCTATCCCCAAACGTCACTTTCCTACGACAATTGTCAATTCATAATTTGCGTTGAAATTTCCTCTTGGAAGCAACTCAATTTATAGTGTTTAACGTCGAATTAAATCgtctcataaaaaaaattaatttagcgaTTGGTGTTGAAATCAATACAAACGGCGACCATAACCAATCAACAATGAAGCCTAAATTACGCGCCTAGCAAAACGCTTTGACAATGTCCTGTCAAAGCCAAACGCAACCAACACCATCAGCAAGATGTGCAAGCAGGTACGGTAATTGCATCtaagttttgtgttttctgcatTTAGCGTACGGCCGTGTTGGGAATTTATTTAATGAGCAACGCAAAACAGTGTGAAAGGCTGCAGAATAGATGCAGCAGTAATGATAAGTGCGAGAAAGAAGAATATTTAGCGGTGCAAGTGTCGCGCTTGGCTGGGGTGGCCGTTCTGTGCTGTTAGAAAAGGAGAGAAATACAGTTGTGATTAGTTTTGGCACATCGTGCGACAttgaaaaatcgttcaaagTGCAGCCAAAAAAGCACCGGTTACGtagcgtgtgcgtgtttttaaTGTTATAAACATACGACCGATTTGCGGGCACAAGAAACTGTTGGAGAAAAAGACGCATCTTTATTTTAATGACGCTAGCGGAAAAGGGAGGACGACAGGTCGGGATGATGCAGAAATGTTGGATGCGTGGTCTGCGCGTTACCCACAGATGGCGCTAGTGTAGCAGCCGACCAATAGAAG
It contains:
- the LOC118510314 gene encoding uncharacterized protein LOC118510314, giving the protein MDRSNFQQSRKKRRESKRKSGEKKKPKSTTRSEESLHPSYTNLQPPYAAVCRQRYHADNVRYEKQFNYELKMLELMQNSAYDSMRFHRHFAITTLWPPLHTRKEIEYVLDKFFRHSERQTRRLHDIMKGPVH
- the LOC118510312 gene encoding cilia- and flagella-associated protein 20-like — its product is MFRNAFQHRFVTVFTSAGSKPLSIWDVSTKNGHARRVTDEHIRSLAFELTGVNVATTFMVAPCAPCPSLSIKLPFLVMLVKNMKKFFSFEIQILDDRQSLRRLRFSNYQSGTRVDNFSTSMPLSLTPGWNHIQFNLADFTRRAYGTNYVETVRLQIHANVRIKRIYFCDQLYTNDETPPELRLFPPVRPNRMMQLKMQQKPQAKIPHEPIETVRPPTPIDNADVANQLENELVATAQCAVGTEL